A genomic window from Flavobacterium johnsoniae includes:
- a CDS encoding pyruvate dehydrogenase complex E1 component subunit beta, which translates to MRTIQFREAICEAMSEEMRHDESIYLMGEEVAEYNGAYKASKGMLAEFGEKRVIDTPIAELGFTGIAVGSAMNGNRPIVEYMTFNFCLVGIDQIINNAAKMRQMTGGQFNVPIVFRGPTASAGQLGATHSQALENWFANTPGLKVVVPSTPYDAKGLLKSAIRDNDPVIFMESEQMYGDKGEVPDGEYTIPLGVADIKREGTDVTIVSFGKIIKEAFIAADELAKEGISCEIIDLRTVRPMDKDAILTSVKKTNRLVILEEAWPFASVSSEITYIVQEQAFDFLDAPIQRITTADTPAPYSPVLLKDWLPNAGDVVKAVKKVLYK; encoded by the coding sequence ATGAGAACAATACAATTTAGAGAGGCCATTTGTGAAGCGATGAGCGAAGAAATGCGTCACGATGAATCCATATATTTAATGGGAGAAGAGGTTGCAGAATACAATGGAGCATACAAAGCTTCAAAAGGAATGCTTGCTGAGTTTGGAGAAAAAAGAGTAATCGATACTCCAATTGCTGAGCTTGGTTTTACAGGAATTGCAGTAGGTTCTGCAATGAACGGAAACCGACCGATTGTAGAATATATGACTTTCAACTTCTGTTTAGTTGGTATTGATCAAATTATAAATAATGCTGCTAAAATGCGTCAAATGACTGGAGGACAATTTAATGTGCCAATCGTTTTCCGCGGACCAACTGCTTCTGCAGGTCAATTAGGAGCTACTCACTCACAAGCTTTAGAAAACTGGTTTGCAAATACTCCAGGTCTTAAAGTTGTTGTACCTTCAACTCCTTACGATGCAAAAGGACTTTTAAAATCTGCAATTCGCGATAATGATCCTGTAATCTTTATGGAATCTGAGCAAATGTATGGTGATAAAGGAGAAGTGCCAGACGGAGAATACACAATTCCATTAGGAGTTGCAGATATTAAACGTGAAGGTACAGATGTAACAATCGTTTCTTTCGGAAAAATCATCAAAGAAGCTTTTATCGCTGCTGATGAATTAGCTAAAGAAGGAATCTCTTGTGAAATTATCGATTTAAGAACTGTACGTCCTATGGATAAAGATGCAATTCTTACTTCTGTTAAAAAAACAAACCGTTTAGTAATTCTTGAAGAAGCTTGGCCATTTGCAAGTGTTTCTTCTGAGATTACATATATTGTTCAAGAACAAGCTTTTGACTTCCTTGATGCACCAATTCAACGTATTACAACTGCAGATACTCCAGCGCCTTATTCGCCAGTATTGCTAAAAGACTGGTTGCCAAATGCTGGTGATGTAGTAAAAGCAGTAAAGAAAGTATTATACAAATAA
- a CDS encoding electron transfer flavoprotein subunit alpha/FixB family protein: protein MSILIYAESAEGKFKKVAFELASYAKKVAESLGTTVTALTVNISDVSELGKYGVDKILKVNNDKLAGFTAKAYADVIKQAAEKEGTKVVLLSSTTDSIYLSSLVAVSLEAGFASNVVGLPVSTSPFQVKRNAFSNKAFNITQIDTDVKVLGLAKNSYGIFESAGSAAEEDFNPTIGDNDFGVKVESVEKVSGKVSIADADIVVSGGRGLKGPENWGLIEDLAAVLGAATACSKPVSDLGWRPHSEHVGQTGKPVATNLYIAVGISGAIQHIAGINSSKVKVVINNDPEAPFFKVADYGVVGDAFEIIPQLTEKLKAFKAQHS from the coding sequence ATGTCAATATTAATATATGCAGAATCTGCAGAAGGAAAATTTAAAAAAGTAGCTTTCGAATTAGCTTCTTATGCAAAAAAAGTAGCCGAAAGTTTAGGAACAACAGTTACAGCTTTAACTGTAAACATTAGCGATGTAAGCGAATTGGGCAAATACGGAGTTGATAAAATTCTAAAAGTAAACAACGATAAATTAGCTGGTTTTACTGCTAAGGCTTACGCTGATGTAATTAAACAAGCTGCTGAAAAAGAGGGAACAAAAGTAGTTTTACTTTCTTCTACAACAGACAGTATTTATCTTTCATCTTTAGTTGCCGTTTCTTTAGAAGCTGGTTTTGCTTCAAATGTTGTAGGATTGCCAGTTAGCACTTCACCTTTCCAAGTAAAAAGAAACGCATTCTCAAACAAAGCTTTCAACATTACACAAATCGATACAGATGTAAAAGTTCTTGGACTTGCTAAAAACTCTTACGGAATTTTCGAAAGCGCAGGATCTGCAGCCGAAGAAGATTTTAACCCAACAATCGGAGATAACGATTTTGGTGTAAAAGTAGAATCTGTAGAAAAGGTATCTGGAAAAGTTTCTATCGCTGACGCGGATATCGTAGTTTCTGGCGGACGCGGATTAAAAGGACCAGAAAATTGGGGATTAATTGAAGATCTTGCTGCTGTTTTAGGCGCTGCAACTGCGTGTTCTAAACCAGTTTCAGATTTAGGATGGAGACCTCACAGCGAGCACGTTGGTCAAACAGGAAAACCAGTTGCAACAAACTTATATATTGCAGTTGGGATTTCCGGAGCTATTCAGCACATTGCTGGGATCAACTCTTCTAAAGTAAAAGTAGTTATCAATAATGACCCTGAAGCGCCTTTCTTTAAAGTAGCTGATTATGGCGTTGTTGGAGATGCTTTTGAAATCATTCCTCAATTAACAGAGAAATTAAAAGCTTTTAAAGCTCAGCATTCTTAA
- a CDS encoding DNA-3-methyladenine glycosylase family protein yields the protein MQEAIDFLSSKNAIFLEIIEKYGLPQIPKRPPGFETLVLLILEQQVSIDSAKATFLKIKSYTTCNPETMAILPDEEFRNLGVSRQKTKYIKILAEAILNKELDVESLALKSVKQVREELIKLKGIGNWTIDIYLMFCLQEPDLIPLGDIAVINTIKELLNIHDKKEMEIHAEQWSPYRSYATYLLWHYYLKKRNRTITY from the coding sequence ATGCAAGAAGCTATTGATTTTCTTTCATCCAAAAATGCAATATTTCTAGAAATTATTGAGAAATATGGTTTGCCACAAATTCCTAAGCGTCCGCCAGGTTTTGAAACTTTGGTATTGCTGATATTGGAGCAACAGGTTTCTATAGATTCGGCGAAAGCCACATTTTTAAAAATTAAATCCTATACAACTTGCAATCCTGAAACAATGGCGATTTTGCCAGACGAAGAATTTAGAAACTTGGGAGTAAGTCGTCAGAAAACCAAATACATAAAGATTTTAGCAGAAGCAATTTTAAACAAAGAATTAGATGTTGAAAGTTTAGCTTTAAAATCTGTAAAGCAAGTTCGTGAAGAATTAATTAAACTAAAAGGAATTGGAAACTGGACCATCGATATTTATTTAATGTTCTGTCTTCAAGAACCCGATTTGATTCCTTTAGGAGATATTGCCGTGATTAACACTATAAAAGAATTACTGAATATTCACGATAAGAAAGAAATGGAAATTCATGCTGAACAATGGAGTCCTTATCGTTCTTATGCGACCTATTTGCTTTGGCATTATTACCTGAAAAAAAGAAATCGAACAATTACTTATTAA
- a CDS encoding inorganic diphosphatase, whose translation MTADKLTTFDVLIEIPRGSRNKYEYDFEIKRMRFDRMLFSSMMYPADYGFIPETLALDGDPLDVLVLINEPTFPGCVIEVKPIGVFHMADDKGPDEKIICVPVSDPIWNSLNDLSDINGHLLKEIEHFFQVYKDLENKKVDVEGWGDVKEAYDIIAECTKRFDDIENKPAGLFSIK comes from the coding sequence ATGACCGCAGACAAATTAACGACTTTCGATGTGTTGATCGAAATACCGAGAGGAAGCAGAAATAAATACGAGTACGATTTTGAAATTAAAAGAATGCGTTTTGATAGAATGTTATTCTCTTCAATGATGTATCCAGCAGATTACGGATTTATTCCAGAAACTTTGGCTTTAGACGGAGATCCTCTTGATGTATTAGTTTTAATTAACGAACCAACTTTTCCTGGATGTGTAATTGAAGTAAAGCCAATTGGAGTTTTCCACATGGCAGATGATAAAGGACCAGACGAAAAAATTATTTGTGTACCAGTTTCAGATCCAATCTGGAATTCATTAAACGATCTTTCAGATATTAACGGACACTTATTAAAAGAAATCGAGCATTTCTTCCAAGTTTACAAAGATCTTGAAAACAAAAAAGTAGATGTAGAAGGATGGGGAGACGTAAAAGAAGCTTACGACATTATCGCTGAGTGTACAAAACGTTTTGATGATATTGAAAATAAACCAGCAGGATTATTTAGCATTAAATAA
- a CDS encoding electron transfer flavoprotein subunit beta/FixA family protein, with protein MKILVCISHVPDTTSKINFTNGDSEFDTAGVQYVINPNDEFGLTRAIWFQEQQGANVTVVNVGGPDTEPTLRKALAIGANEAIRVNANPTDGFFVAKQLAEVIKNGGYDLVIAGKESLDYNGGMVPGMIAGILGSNFLNSCTSLTVDGNNVKAVREIDGGKETVSTTLPLIIGGQKGLVEEKDLRIPNMRGIMTARTKALTILEPVDAAVNTKAVKFEKPAPKSAVKLVSADNLDELINLLHNEAKVI; from the coding sequence ATGAAAATACTAGTTTGCATCAGCCATGTGCCTGATACTACTTCAAAAATCAACTTTACAAACGGTGATTCAGAATTTGATACAGCCGGCGTACAATATGTAATTAATCCTAACGACGAATTCGGTCTTACACGTGCAATTTGGTTTCAAGAACAACAAGGTGCAAATGTAACAGTTGTAAACGTTGGAGGTCCAGATACAGAACCAACATTGCGTAAAGCTTTGGCAATTGGTGCTAACGAAGCAATTCGTGTTAACGCAAATCCAACTGACGGATTTTTTGTTGCAAAACAATTAGCTGAAGTAATTAAAAACGGTGGTTATGACTTAGTAATTGCTGGAAAAGAATCTTTAGATTATAATGGTGGAATGGTTCCTGGAATGATTGCTGGAATTTTAGGTTCTAACTTCTTAAACTCTTGCACATCTTTAACTGTTGATGGAAATAATGTAAAAGCAGTTCGTGAAATCGACGGAGGAAAAGAAACTGTTAGCACTACTCTTCCTTTAATTATTGGAGGTCAAAAAGGTCTTGTTGAAGAAAAAGATTTACGTATTCCGAACATGAGAGGAATTATGACTGCGAGAACTAAAGCCCTTACTATTTTAGAGCCAGTTGATGCAGCCGTAAATACAAAAGCAGTGAAATTTGAAAAACCAGCTCCAAAATCGGCAGTAAAATTAGTTTCTGCAGATAATTTAGATGAGTTAATCAATTTATTACACAACGAAGCGAAAGTAATCTAG
- a CDS encoding DUF5686 family protein has product MKRIILLSLFFVFAFAAIATAQTKVSGIVLDKSNQPIPFANVVFKGSNTGIVSNEDGRFYLESPNTYTALLVTSAGFSDKEVPLEKAVNYNFKIVLGEAEALNEVVIYTGKTSKKNNPALDILRKIWERKRKNGLYQFNQYQMQKYEKVEFDMNTIDSAFMKNKLFKGMEFVFNHVDTSDVTGKTYLPIFINESVYDVYGDNKLKKVKENLTGNKMSGFNGNQQILSFVKDLYSDYNIYDNHLKFFDKSFTSPLSKTGIDVYNYVLKDSAYIDKKWCFNIVFYPRRKNELTFKGDFWVNDTTFAIKKINMGVTKSANINWVKDIYIEQEFEVENDSIFLLTRDYMMSDFALNKKEKSKGVYGKRTTLYRNHKFNIQKPEKFYKEEVNFIDNTVYERPPEFWEENRFEKLNKDEAGIYKMLDTLQTVKRFKQLYNLVSILGSGYVEFKNFDYGPIFSTFGYNEVEGLRLRVGGRTYFGPNDPWRIQAYTAYGFDDNKFKYGVSGKWMVDKKNRVIISGGNRRDIEQIGASLTTTNDVLGRSFASSALFTTGSNGKLTNINLSNVSVEMEVKKNFVVSAGLSYRTLESASKTFSLDYYTTLPSATNPTGVVQSMVKQSEANIQFEYMPNRKTIGYGVERDLVDSPFSHFFVNFSYGLKGVMDSDFAYEKIQIFYKQPIIIGPLGRSNIILETGKTFGTIPLGLMSVIPGNQTYFTIENTFSNLNFYEFVTDQYTTLQWNHDFGGRLFARIPFMRKLNWREFIGVRAVHGTISDANRAINASGLPYNAPEKVYWEYNAGIGNIFKVFRLDFSWRGNYLDMPDAHKFAIKGSFGFYF; this is encoded by the coding sequence ATGAAAAGAATAATTTTACTCAGCCTATTTTTTGTATTCGCATTTGCGGCTATAGCTACTGCACAAACGAAAGTGAGTGGAATTGTTTTGGACAAGTCTAACCAGCCAATACCTTTTGCAAATGTTGTTTTTAAAGGTTCAAATACAGGAATCGTTTCTAACGAAGATGGACGTTTTTATTTAGAATCGCCAAATACTTATACAGCTTTATTAGTTACATCGGCAGGATTTTCAGATAAAGAAGTTCCTTTAGAAAAAGCCGTTAATTATAATTTTAAAATTGTTTTAGGCGAAGCCGAAGCACTAAATGAAGTTGTAATTTATACGGGAAAAACTTCCAAAAAGAATAATCCAGCATTGGATATTTTGAGAAAAATTTGGGAAAGAAAACGTAAAAATGGACTTTACCAATTCAATCAATATCAAATGCAGAAGTATGAAAAAGTAGAGTTTGACATGAATACGATTGATAGTGCATTCATGAAAAATAAACTTTTTAAAGGAATGGAGTTTGTTTTCAATCATGTTGATACTTCTGATGTTACGGGAAAAACATATCTTCCAATTTTTATCAACGAATCGGTTTACGATGTTTACGGAGATAACAAACTAAAGAAAGTAAAAGAAAATCTGACAGGGAATAAAATGTCTGGTTTTAATGGAAATCAGCAGATTTTATCTTTTGTAAAAGATCTTTATTCTGATTATAATATTTACGATAATCACCTTAAATTTTTTGATAAAAGTTTTACAAGTCCACTTTCTAAAACTGGAATTGATGTCTATAATTATGTATTAAAAGACAGTGCTTATATCGATAAAAAATGGTGTTTTAATATTGTTTTTTATCCGAGACGTAAAAACGAATTAACTTTTAAAGGAGATTTCTGGGTAAACGATACCACTTTTGCAATTAAAAAAATCAATATGGGCGTTACTAAAAGCGCTAATATTAACTGGGTAAAAGATATTTATATAGAGCAGGAATTCGAAGTAGAAAATGATTCTATTTTCTTGTTGACGCGCGATTATATGATGTCTGATTTTGCTTTGAACAAAAAAGAAAAATCAAAAGGGGTCTACGGAAAACGTACTACTTTATATAGAAATCATAAATTCAATATTCAGAAACCAGAGAAGTTTTATAAAGAAGAAGTCAATTTTATTGATAACACAGTTTATGAACGGCCTCCAGAATTCTGGGAAGAAAATCGTTTCGAAAAATTAAATAAGGACGAAGCAGGTATTTATAAAATGCTTGATACTTTGCAAACCGTCAAGCGATTCAAGCAGTTATACAATCTCGTCTCCATTTTAGGAAGTGGTTACGTCGAATTTAAAAACTTCGACTATGGGCCAATTTTCTCTACTTTTGGTTATAATGAAGTAGAAGGATTACGATTGAGGGTTGGAGGAAGAACGTATTTTGGACCAAATGATCCATGGCGTATACAAGCCTACACAGCTTACGGATTTGATGATAATAAATTCAAATACGGAGTTTCTGGAAAATGGATGGTCGATAAAAAAAATCGAGTTATTATTTCTGGAGGAAATAGGCGTGACATCGAACAAATTGGTGCCAGTTTAACTACAACAAATGACGTTTTAGGGAGAAGTTTTGCATCCTCCGCTTTATTTACGACGGGGAGTAATGGAAAGCTGACCAATATTAATTTGAGTAACGTTTCTGTTGAAATGGAAGTTAAAAAGAACTTTGTAGTTTCGGCAGGACTTTCATATCGAACGTTAGAATCTGCGTCAAAAACCTTTAGTCTAGATTATTATACCACTTTGCCAAGCGCTACAAATCCTACGGGTGTTGTTCAGAGCATGGTAAAACAGTCTGAAGCGAATATTCAATTCGAATATATGCCAAATAGAAAAACCATTGGTTATGGTGTTGAAAGAGATTTAGTTGATAGTCCTTTTAGTCATTTCTTTGTTAATTTTAGTTACGGTCTAAAAGGAGTTATGGATAGTGATTTTGCCTACGAAAAAATTCAGATCTTTTACAAACAACCAATTATTATTGGTCCGTTAGGAAGATCTAATATTATTTTAGAAACAGGAAAAACATTCGGAACAATTCCGTTAGGATTAATGAGTGTAATTCCGGGTAACCAAACTTATTTTACAATCGAAAATACATTTAGTAACCTTAATTTCTACGAGTTCGTTACAGATCAATATACAACTTTGCAGTGGAATCATGATTTTGGAGGAAGATTGTTTGCGAGAATTCCGTTCATGAGAAAACTTAATTGGAGAGAATTTATTGGAGTTAGAGCCGTACACGGAACTATTTCTGATGCTAATCGTGCCATTAATGCTTCTGGATTGCCATATAATGCGCCTGAGAAAGTGTATTGGGAATATAATGCAGGAATTGGAAATATCTTCAAAGTTTTCCGTCTTGATTTCTCTTGGAGAGGAAACTATTTAGATATGCCAGATGCACATAAATTTGCCATAAAAGGATCTTTCGGGTTTTATTTTTAA